The proteins below come from a single Bacteroidota bacterium genomic window:
- a CDS encoding TetR/AcrR family transcriptional regulator gives MPDDPSTPSMPDLPLSALTGTPSNPEEDAAEANILDAAQRVFLRQGTDGARMQEIADEAGVNKSMLHYYFRSKERLAEAVFMRAVRETYRRFEPAMQANGPFREFVHALVAADLAMMDEHPYLVGYILSELHHHPERWQQAIRLEFPVGREAMQARLDAAIDGGEIRPVSLLAFTTFVVSMTFFPTVGGGLVRAYVGASKAEWEAYLAERETLIVDLCLHGLQPTGSAPGA, from the coding sequence ATGCCTGACGACCCTTCGACGCCTTCGATGCCAGACTTGCCGCTGTCCGCGCTCACGGGGACGCCCTCGAACCCTGAGGAAGATGCAGCCGAGGCGAACATCCTCGACGCGGCTCAGCGGGTGTTCCTGCGCCAGGGCACCGACGGGGCGCGCATGCAGGAGATCGCTGACGAGGCGGGCGTCAACAAGTCGATGCTCCACTACTACTTCCGCAGCAAGGAGCGTCTCGCCGAGGCCGTCTTCATGCGGGCCGTCCGCGAGACCTACCGCCGGTTCGAGCCTGCGATGCAGGCGAACGGTCCGTTTCGGGAGTTCGTCCACGCTCTCGTCGCGGCTGACCTCGCGATGATGGACGAGCACCCGTACCTCGTCGGCTACATCCTCTCGGAGTTGCACCACCACCCCGAGCGGTGGCAGCAGGCGATCCGGCTCGAGTTCCCCGTCGGCCGCGAGGCGATGCAGGCCAGGCTGGACGCAGCCATTGACGGGGGCGAGATCCGCCCGGTCAGCCTGCTGGCCTTCACGACGTTCGTCGTGTCGATGACGTTCTTCCCGACCGTTGGCGGCGGGCTGGTCCGGGCCTATGTGGGCGCAAGCAAAGCCGAGTGGGAGGCGTACCTCGCCGAGCGGGAAACACTGATCGTCGACCTGTGCCTCCACGGCCTACAACCGACCGGATCTGCGCCGGGAGCGTAG